One genomic window of uncultured delta proteobacterium includes the following:
- a CDS encoding hypothetical protein (Evidence 5 : No homology to any previously reported sequences), whose protein sequence is MQRVPCFLYREDEHFSLPPMFRPLPRFVCALAVRDGSGAVRPHPRVFREVTRPEEAEVFLFPWDIGQYVDGGALNAVAGVIAGLPYLAGREKRHLVCDGGDGAAHFPLPVCLFKISVTRELAAETIAMPYPLPAHTAAESPSFDWGAVRYDTSFVGNATNEVRRAVAVSVLRQAGTLRVLVDFDDAPVPDGVHCYNTREHGGAARTTARQRLYRRSLKESLSVLCPPGVGPHSIRMYETMYMGRMPVLFGDSAVYPLAWKLDYDAFCLRIGKDAILETGEVLAAWFRSHTEEEARERCVLACRAWNACFAPEKLLPLLLEEARRRFL, encoded by the coding sequence ATGCAACGCGTGCCGTGTTTTCTCTACCGGGAGGATGAGCATTTCTCCCTGCCGCCGATGTTCCGCCCCCTGCCGCGTTTTGTCTGCGCTTTGGCTGTCCGCGACGGATCGGGCGCGGTGCGGCCCCATCCCCGGGTTTTCCGGGAAGTGACCCGGCCCGAGGAGGCCGAGGTTTTTCTGTTTCCCTGGGATATCGGGCAGTATGTCGACGGCGGCGCCTTGAACGCCGTTGCCGGGGTTATCGCCGGTCTGCCGTATCTGGCCGGGCGCGAAAAACGCCATCTCGTCTGCGATGGCGGCGATGGCGCCGCGCATTTCCCCCTGCCCGTCTGTTTGTTCAAAATCAGCGTCACCAGGGAACTGGCCGCCGAAACCATCGCCATGCCATACCCGCTGCCCGCCCATACAGCCGCCGAATCCCCGTCCTTTGACTGGGGAGCCGTGCGCTACGACACCTCCTTTGTGGGCAACGCGACCAACGAGGTCCGGCGGGCCGTGGCCGTTTCCGTGCTGCGGCAGGCGGGGACGCTGCGGGTGCTGGTGGATTTCGACGACGCGCCCGTGCCCGACGGGGTACATTGCTACAACACCAGAGAACACGGCGGCGCGGCCAGAACAACGGCGCGGCAGCGGCTGTACCGCCGCTCGCTCAAGGAATCATTGAGCGTGCTGTGCCCGCCGGGCGTGGGGCCGCATTCCATCCGCATGTACGAAACCATGTACATGGGGCGGATGCCGGTCCTGTTCGGGGACAGCGCCGTATACCCGCTGGCGTGGAAACTGGATTACGATGCCTTCTGCCTGCGCATCGGCAAGGATGCGATCCTGGAAACCGGGGAGGTTCTCGCCGCCTGGTTCAGGAGCCATACGGAGGAAGAGGCGCGCGAGCGGTGCGTTTTGGCCTGCCGTGCCTGGAACGCCTGTTTCGCGCCGGAGAAACTCCTGCCCCTCCTTCTGGAAGAAGCCCGCCGTAGATTTCTTTGA
- a CDS encoding hypothetical protein (Evidence 5 : No homology to any previously reported sequences), with the protein MSINKRIVADYFVKSHFSRPRLTLRLFMDKP; encoded by the coding sequence TTGTCCATAAATAAGCGTATCGTGGCTGATTACTTCGTCAAAAGCCATTTTTCTCGTCCTCGGCTCACGCTCCGCTTATTTATGGACAAGCCCTAA
- the mtgA gene encoding Monofunctional biosynthetic peptidoglycan transglycosylase codes for MRLPAFSRPRPRTVVLAVLALFCLNILRYAVWPPVGGLAQNNPETTAFIEYRQEEWEKKGRKKTVSRTWKPLRSISPELRKAVVVSEDSTFWSHPGFDFAGMREAMERNIARGRLAAGGSTITQQLAKNLYFSPGKSFIRKLQEALVAMRLEMNLPKERILELYLNCVEWGDGIFGAEAAARHYFGVSASRLTAYQSATLAAMLPSPLKLSPSSRYVRKQAGTIQARMRIE; via the coding sequence ATGCGATTGCCCGCCTTCTCCCGCCCGCGACCGCGCACGGTCGTGCTCGCCGTTCTGGCGCTGTTCTGCCTGAACATCCTCCGTTACGCGGTCTGGCCGCCCGTCGGGGGGCTGGCCCAAAACAACCCGGAAACCACGGCCTTTATCGAATACCGGCAAGAGGAATGGGAAAAAAAAGGGCGGAAAAAAACCGTCAGCCGCACATGGAAGCCCTTGCGGTCCATCTCGCCCGAGCTCCGCAAGGCGGTTGTCGTGTCCGAGGACAGCACCTTCTGGTCCCACCCCGGGTTTGACTTCGCGGGCATGCGCGAGGCCATGGAGCGCAACATAGCCAGGGGCAGGCTGGCTGCCGGCGGCAGCACCATCACCCAGCAGCTGGCGAAAAATCTTTACTTCAGCCCGGGGAAAAGCTTCATCCGGAAACTTCAGGAAGCGCTCGTGGCCATGCGGCTGGAAATGAACCTGCCCAAAGAGCGTATTCTTGAACTATACCTGAACTGCGTGGAATGGGGCGACGGGATTTTCGGCGCGGAGGCGGCGGCAAGGCACTACTTCGGCGTCAGCGCTTCCCGCCTCACGGCGTATCAGTCCGCGACGCTCGCCGCCATGCTCCCCTCGCCGCTCAAGCTCTCCCCCTCTTCCCGCTACGTGCGAAAACAGGCGGGGACGATACAGGCGCGGATGCGAATCGAATGA
- a CDS encoding Amino acid permease-associated region: MAQGERHELVRALSMKDILALAFGTMVGWGWIMLAGKWVALAGVWGAIIAFAIGAVLCIFVGLTYAELTPALPLAGGELVFSYRGLGYHASWLTGWMITFAYVGVAAWEGPAMATAIDYLIPLPRFGFLWNVAGFDVYLSWVLVGSLGGLFLAIVNYRGVKSSAIFQLTATTAMAIGGVCFLFGGAINGDFANMIPPITTTSGLVAVILMVPAMFVGFDVIPQAAEEMQIPLNKIAGVLILSICLAAAWYMLMIVGIALSAPPDVRAGAAIPVADSFAYCMGSPVFGKLMIITALCGILTSWNGFIVGATRVLFGMGRAKMLPEIFGKVHPQYHTPYAAIILVGIITCSSPLLGKTSLVWFVDASAFGTVVAYFMVACSFLALRKKEPDLVRPYKVKNGVLIGWLAIGVAAFFLYLYLPIGPGALVWQEWWMVFGWVILGVVFFFMAQAKYGNVSLAEREYLMFGAEYSRADRK; encoded by the coding sequence ATGGCACAAGGCGAAAGACACGAGCTAGTAAGAGCCCTCAGCATGAAAGACATCCTTGCCCTGGCCTTTGGCACCATGGTCGGTTGGGGCTGGATCATGCTCGCGGGGAAATGGGTGGCACTCGCCGGGGTCTGGGGGGCGATCATCGCATTCGCCATCGGCGCGGTGCTGTGCATTTTCGTGGGCCTGACTTACGCGGAACTGACGCCCGCCCTGCCTCTGGCGGGCGGCGAGCTGGTCTTTTCCTACAGGGGGCTCGGATACCACGCCTCCTGGCTGACCGGCTGGATGATAACCTTTGCCTATGTCGGCGTGGCCGCCTGGGAAGGCCCGGCTATGGCCACGGCCATAGACTACCTCATCCCCCTGCCGCGCTTCGGCTTTTTATGGAATGTCGCCGGTTTTGACGTGTACCTCTCCTGGGTTCTCGTCGGCTCCCTGGGCGGCCTTTTCCTGGCGATCGTCAACTACAGAGGGGTGAAATCCTCGGCCATCTTCCAGCTTACGGCCACGACGGCCATGGCCATCGGCGGCGTCTGTTTCCTGTTCGGGGGCGCCATCAACGGCGACTTCGCCAACATGATCCCCCCCATCACCACCACCAGCGGCCTGGTGGCCGTCATCCTGATGGTTCCGGCCATGTTCGTGGGGTTTGACGTCATCCCGCAGGCGGCGGAGGAAATGCAGATCCCGCTGAACAAGATCGCCGGGGTGCTGATCCTTTCCATCTGCCTGGCCGCGGCCTGGTATATGCTCATGATCGTCGGCATCGCCCTGTCCGCGCCGCCCGACGTCCGGGCAGGCGCCGCCATCCCGGTCGCGGATTCCTTCGCCTACTGCATGGGCAGCCCGGTTTTCGGCAAGCTCATGATCATCACGGCGCTGTGCGGTATCCTGACCAGCTGGAACGGCTTCATCGTCGGCGCGACCCGGGTCCTGTTCGGCATGGGCCGGGCCAAAATGCTTCCCGAAATCTTCGGCAAGGTGCATCCCCAGTATCACACCCCGTACGCCGCCATCATCCTGGTGGGCATCATCACCTGCTCCTCCCCGCTGCTGGGCAAGACCTCCCTGGTCTGGTTCGTGGACGCCAGCGCCTTCGGAACCGTTGTGGCGTATTTTATGGTGGCATGCTCCTTCCTGGCCCTCAGAAAGAAGGAGCCCGACCTCGTGCGGCCCTACAAGGTCAAGAACGGCGTCCTGATCGGCTGGCTGGCCATCGGCGTGGCCGCGTTCTTCCTCTACCTCTATCTCCCCATCGGCCCCGGCGCCCTTGTCTGGCAGGAATGGTGGATGGTGTTTGGCTGGGTCATCCTGGGCGTTGTCTTCTTCTTCATGGCCCAGGCGAAGTACGGCAACGTCTCGCTCGCGGAGCGGGAATACCTGATGTTCGGCGCGGAATACTCCCGGGCGGACCGGAAATAA
- a CDS encoding hypothetical protein (Evidence 5 : No homology to any previously reported sequences) gives MRNNKGINSHRKDDAEIYEYLLFLLQIR, from the coding sequence GTGCGGAATAATAAGGGAATTAATTCCCATAGAAAAGACGATGCTGAAATATATGAGTATCTTCTTTTTTTACTGCAAATCCGCTAA
- a CDS encoding hypothetical protein (Evidence 5 : No homology to any previously reported sequences), with product MQCIHRPLQKIRITLPNLPPRARLKGGGKEWHYPFIGSIRKKLYHTRRTYNPFLWEFIFKKIYFIFYPNIKMVNIIENNYFVINAGYFENYFICNSNASQ from the coding sequence GTGCAGTGTATTCATCGGCCTCTCCAAAAAATCCGGATAACGCTGCCGAATCTCCCGCCACGCGCCCGCTTGAAAGGGGGTGGAAAGGAATGGCATTACCCCTTCATCGGCTCAATCCGGAAAAAACTTTACCACACCCGCCGGACATATAATCCGTTTTTATGGGAATTTATTTTCAAAAAAATTTATTTCATATTTTATCCAAACATCAAGATGGTAAACATTATCGAAAATAATTATTTTGTAATTAATGCTGGATATTTTGAAAATTATTTCATATGTAATTCTAATGCGAGCCAGTAA
- a CDS encoding conserved exported hypothetical protein (Evidence 4 : Homologs of previously reported genes of unknown function): MNTLHVPARLAMLTMLMLIVFLAGCTRSSIPVPEQPVAYSQEKAQASDHWRDIAVDIADKIRDALVERSDLTTKPLYVMPPNSRPFTTTFHQVVKSELVSRAIQVSEQREPDSVQVEYDVVTVKFDPSRRSAFSSASDHEVVINVRMAYDGRYVVHRSYIRYINDCDWMQYLSPETLDPSAGKSRVVRVTNR; the protein is encoded by the coding sequence ATGAATACACTGCACGTGCCAGCCCGTCTGGCTATGTTGACCATGCTCATGCTGATCGTGTTCCTTGCGGGGTGCACGCGGTCAAGCATTCCCGTGCCGGAGCAGCCGGTCGCCTATTCCCAGGAAAAGGCCCAGGCGTCGGACCACTGGCGGGATATCGCCGTGGATATCGCGGACAAAATCCGCGACGCTCTGGTGGAGCGCTCGGATTTGACCACGAAGCCCCTGTACGTTATGCCGCCCAACAGCCGCCCCTTCACGACCACCTTTCACCAGGTTGTGAAGTCCGAGCTCGTCTCGCGCGCGATCCAGGTTTCCGAGCAGCGCGAGCCGGACAGCGTACAGGTGGAGTACGACGTGGTGACGGTGAAATTCGACCCGTCCAGGCGCTCGGCCTTTTCGTCCGCGTCCGACCATGAGGTGGTCATCAATGTCCGCATGGCATACGACGGCCGGTATGTGGTGCACCGCTCCTACATCCGGTATATCAACGACTGCGACTGGATGCAGTATCTCAGCCCGGAAACGCTTGATCCCAGCGCGGGGAAAAGCCGCGTTGTCCGCGTTACAAACAGGTAG
- a CDS encoding conserved exported hypothetical protein (Evidence 4 : Homologs of previously reported genes of unknown function) — protein MRSFLLVCLFALGMAVSACSMGPTQVAVPNLPQAMPVDPPGGSYMLTANTYAGDALHKMLLLRMSSGGGILTTTFVDMHDFEQTSAFGRVTSQQVGSRLGQYGFRVIEARLAATLTMVPRSGEFMLTRETARLLADTYDAHSVLIGSYSDEGSNIFVSARVVRLADNVIMGAYEYYLPRDGDVARLLAGGNRDGRGGDGVWDRYNRRTPAFASGASRADTPAPRPASAPQAAARPSAPAHDSGPAVPRYVDPNATAAAPVKKTAPAAKAPAAPVARAPVAPVIVPTPSAPAAPVTPIPLEKDAPPPSSIPGGGV, from the coding sequence ATGCGTTCTTTTTTGCTTGTATGTCTTTTTGCGCTCGGCATGGCGGTTTCCGCCTGCTCCATGGGGCCGACGCAGGTTGCCGTTCCCAACCTTCCCCAGGCCATGCCGGTTGATCCGCCGGGCGGCTCCTACATGCTGACCGCCAACACCTATGCCGGGGACGCGCTGCATAAAATGCTGCTGCTCCGGATGAGTTCCGGCGGCGGCATCCTGACGACGACGTTTGTGGATATGCACGACTTTGAGCAGACCTCCGCCTTTGGCCGCGTAACCTCGCAGCAGGTGGGCTCGCGCCTGGGGCAGTATGGGTTCCGCGTTATCGAAGCGCGCCTGGCCGCGACGCTGACCATGGTGCCCCGGTCCGGGGAATTCATGCTGACCCGTGAAACCGCGCGGCTCCTGGCGGATACGTACGACGCCCACTCCGTGCTCATCGGCAGCTATAGCGACGAGGGCAGTAATATTTTCGTGTCCGCGCGCGTGGTCCGCCTTGCCGACAACGTCATCATGGGGGCGTACGAATATTATCTCCCCCGCGACGGGGATGTGGCCCGGCTGCTGGCGGGCGGCAACAGAGACGGCCGGGGCGGCGACGGCGTTTGGGACCGTTACAACCGCCGGACTCCCGCGTTCGCTTCCGGCGCCTCGCGGGCCGATACGCCCGCGCCCCGTCCCGCGTCCGCCCCGCAGGCCGCCGCCCGCCCCAGCGCCCCGGCGCACGATTCCGGTCCGGCCGTGCCGCGCTATGTTGACCCCAACGCCACGGCGGCGGCTCCCGTGAAAAAGACGGCCCCGGCGGCAAAGGCCCCGGCGGCGCCCGTAGCCCGCGCTCCCGTTGCGCCGGTGATCGTTCCGACGCCCTCGGCCCCGGCGGCCCCGGTGACCCCGATCCCGCTGGAAAAGGACGCTCCCCCGCCGTCCTCCATCCCCGGCGGCGGCGTGTAA
- a CDS encoding exported hypothetical protein (Evidence 5 : No homology to any previously reported sequences), whose protein sequence is MSHRTTPFSHVLFFGMLVTYVCLTSGGSAAQRTAPGTDQAPVRTSAADSRPENAPNHRESAAGPTPSAPGYSGMQDTSMPAVRFFPPSMTRLNYLHF, encoded by the coding sequence ATGTCACACCGCACCACGCCGTTTTCCCACGTACTTTTTTTCGGCATGCTTGTTACCTATGTTTGCCTGACCAGTGGAGGGAGCGCCGCGCAACGGACAGCCCCCGGGACGGATCAGGCCCCCGTCCGCACATCCGCGGCTGACTCCCGCCCGGAAAACGCCCCAAACCACAGGGAAAGCGCCGCCGGACCCACACCCTCGGCCCCGGGCTATTCCGGCATGCAGGATACCTCCATGCCCGCGGTGCGATTTTTTCCGCCTTCCATGACCAGGTTGAATTATCTGCACTTCTAA
- a CDS encoding Ribonuclease P, whose amino-acid sequence MLCYDSGRRHYTKQFVVFARNREDGGEWRLGLAVTRKTGGAVVRNRVKRVVREFFRLHQKSLPQGYDIVVVPKRTLHPSDLSLAVAGQEFSPLLPTLGR is encoded by the coding sequence TTGCTATGCTATGATTCGGGCCGCCGTCATTACACGAAGCAGTTCGTGGTATTCGCGCGCAACCGGGAAGACGGCGGCGAATGGCGCCTGGGGCTTGCCGTGACGCGCAAGACCGGGGGCGCGGTTGTGCGCAACCGGGTCAAGCGCGTTGTGCGTGAGTTTTTCAGGCTGCACCAGAAGAGCTTGCCGCAAGGATACGATATCGTTGTCGTTCCCAAGCGGACACTGCATCCGTCAGATCTTTCGCTCGCCGTTGCCGGCCAGGAGTTTTCGCCGTTGCTCCCAACGCTCGGGCGTTGA
- a CDS encoding Putative membrane protein insertion efficiency factor (modular protein) (Evidence 3 : Function proposed based on presence of conserved amino acid motif, structural feature or limited homology), translating into MIKLFRFFAILPIRLYKYCISPMLPPACRFVPTCSEYAMEAISRHGVLKGGWYAFFRILRCHPLARGGYDPVPPLSRHSLSSDSGPALTGEPSPGAPSALRTKDA; encoded by the coding sequence ATGATCAAGCTGTTCCGGTTTTTCGCCATCTTGCCCATTCGCCTGTACAAGTATTGTATTTCACCCATGTTGCCGCCGGCCTGCCGTTTTGTGCCGACCTGTTCGGAATACGCAATGGAGGCCATATCACGGCATGGGGTGCTCAAGGGCGGATGGTACGCTTTTTTCCGTATTCTGCGGTGCCATCCTCTGGCCCGGGGCGGGTACGACCCCGTGCCGCCCCTTTCCAGGCACTCTTTGTCTTCGGATTCCGGGCCGGCCCTCACGGGAGAACCAAGCCCCGGCGCGCCTTCCGCCCTGCGGACAAAAGACGCGTGA
- a CDS encoding hypothetical protein (Evidence 5 : No homology to any previously reported sequences), translated as MCRPVRNTQWRPYHGMGCSRADGTLFSVFCGAILWPGAGTTPCRPFPGTLCLRIPGRPSRENQAPARLPPCGQKTRDTCLTRVGEYFPLSLCCVVMKKAPAPALEAPNNLKATPKGARAPRVVEQGGLCPPSRFANVEQARRRLAQ; from the coding sequence TTGTGCCGACCTGTTCGGAATACGCAATGGAGGCCATATCACGGCATGGGGTGCTCAAGGGCGGATGGTACGCTTTTTTCCGTATTCTGCGGTGCCATCCTCTGGCCCGGGGCGGGTACGACCCCGTGCCGCCCCTTTCCAGGCACTCTTTGTCTTCGGATTCCGGGCCGGCCCTCACGGGAGAACCAAGCCCCGGCGCGCCTTCCGCCCTGCGGACAAAAGACGCGTGATACGTGTTTGACGCGGGTGGGGGAATATTTCCCCCTCTCACTGTGCTGCGTTGTAATGAAAAAGGCACCGGCTCCGGCCCTTGAGGCACCAAACAACCTCAAGGCGACGCCCAAGGGCGCGAGAGCGCCCCGCGTAGTGGAGCAAGGCGGGCTTTGCCCGCCGTCGCGATTTGCGAATGTCGAGCAAGCGAGGCGCCGCCTCGCGCAGTGA
- the yidC gene encoding Membrane protein insertase YidC gives MDMRRTIMAIAASFVILLSWQQLSVYMGWTPDPALQPAPQQQAQPAQDGQAGGQAGGQVSEGQPQTQASAPVAPLPAFQPAPGRDVVVETPLYKAVFYSGGGILREFSLKTYRMGLEPDSPVLQMISPEAAAKAPMGIILDGAPSWSGTSWSLEGGDLNLKAGETGTLTFVGEVNGVRLARVLAFDASKFSIKETVKLQSEQPRSLRLAFTMSTGKLSQGGDYDLTRVAYLEDDSFKSAESEKDLSAGLTPSGNFSWAGIMSNYFLAAVTPTDTNTTLKIKLENGAYRVAVEKTGITVGPAQTASLDASYYIGPKEQGILNAEPGDLGKAINYGFFSIVARPLIAMLHFFYGFAGNWGVAIILLTLVIKIILWPLSYKSYKSMEQMKKLQPMMAKLKEKHGDDKETMNREMMQLYKTYKVNPASGCLPILVQIPVFIGLYQGLLGSIQLRHASFIPHIPFTDYVWLADLSVKDPYYITPIVMGLTMLLQQKLTPAAGDPMQQKIMMIMPVVFTFFFLNFPSGLVVYWLANNVISIAQQWWQLRRVK, from the coding sequence ATGGATATGCGCCGCACCATCATGGCCATTGCCGCCAGTTTTGTTATTTTGTTGTCCTGGCAACAACTTTCCGTCTATATGGGCTGGACTCCCGATCCGGCCTTGCAGCCCGCACCCCAGCAACAGGCGCAGCCGGCCCAAGATGGTCAGGCTGGCGGTCAGGCTGGCGGTCAGGTCTCCGAAGGGCAGCCCCAGACGCAGGCAAGCGCGCCCGTCGCGCCTCTGCCCGCGTTCCAGCCCGCGCCCGGCCGCGACGTGGTGGTGGAAACGCCCCTGTACAAGGCCGTGTTTTATTCCGGCGGCGGCATTTTGCGCGAATTCAGCCTGAAAACCTACCGGATGGGGCTTGAGCCCGATTCGCCCGTTCTCCAGATGATTTCCCCGGAAGCGGCGGCCAAGGCCCCCATGGGGATCATCCTTGACGGCGCCCCTTCCTGGAGCGGCACCTCCTGGAGCCTTGAGGGCGGCGACCTCAACCTGAAAGCCGGGGAAACCGGCACGTTGACCTTTGTCGGCGAAGTGAACGGCGTGCGTCTTGCCCGCGTGCTGGCCTTTGACGCTTCCAAATTTTCCATCAAGGAAACCGTGAAGTTGCAGTCCGAGCAGCCGCGCAGCCTGCGCCTCGCCTTTACCATGAGCACGGGAAAACTGTCGCAGGGCGGCGATTACGACCTTACCCGCGTGGCGTATCTTGAAGACGATTCTTTCAAGAGCGCGGAGAGCGAGAAAGACCTGTCCGCCGGGCTGACCCCCAGCGGCAACTTCTCCTGGGCCGGGATCATGTCCAACTATTTCCTGGCCGCCGTGACCCCCACGGACACCAATACCACGCTCAAGATCAAGCTTGAAAACGGCGCGTACCGCGTGGCCGTGGAAAAGACCGGCATCACGGTCGGCCCGGCCCAGACCGCGAGCCTTGACGCGTCCTATTACATCGGGCCCAAGGAGCAGGGTATTCTTAACGCGGAACCGGGGGACCTCGGCAAAGCCATCAACTACGGCTTTTTTAGCATCGTGGCCCGTCCGCTCATCGCCATGCTCCATTTCTTCTACGGTTTTGCCGGCAACTGGGGTGTTGCCATCATTCTCCTGACCCTGGTCATCAAAATTATACTGTGGCCGCTGTCGTATAAGAGTTACAAGTCCATGGAGCAGATGAAAAAACTGCAGCCCATGATGGCGAAGCTCAAGGAAAAGCACGGCGACGACAAAGAAACCATGAACCGGGAAATGATGCAGCTTTACAAAACATACAAGGTCAACCCGGCCAGCGGATGCCTGCCCATCCTGGTCCAGATCCCCGTGTTCATCGGGCTGTACCAGGGGCTTTTGGGGTCCATCCAGCTCCGCCACGCCTCCTTCATCCCGCATATTCCGTTCACGGATTATGTCTGGTTGGCCGACCTATCGGTTAAGGACCCTTACTACATCACCCCGATCGTCATGGGCCTCACCATGCTGCTGCAGCAGAAGCTGACCCCCGCGGCCGGCGACCCGATGCAGCAGAAAATCATGATGATTATGCCGGTGGTTTTCACGTTCTTCTTCCTGAATTTCCCGTCCGGCCTGGTTGTTTACTGGCTGGCGAACAACGTGATCTCCATCGCGCAACAGTGGTGGCAGCTGCGCCGGGTAAAATAG
- a CDS encoding Single-stranded nucleic acid binding R3H domain-containing protein, translating into MSGYKEFEGKTLDEAIRDACAYYDATRDKLEIDILNDAKGGIFGLVGAKKARVRAKLVELSSVLDGLESLADKGKQQKKKHDAPQGEPRRNGKREARDEAPRKDRSPRPAQPEPAEAAFAEAAFAEATSAPAVEEETAQEAARADDAKRARGRSGGRLARAPRRESPRNEGQRRAKQDQPAKEAESARSNGIHDNDIADIDVDGEEFSRVPFDQLDAAELENAAREIVSRLTAPFLGDVTINVAIGNDRVRVSLNDVEDPGLLIGRDGQTLASLQYLVTRMLSNRMKALLRVQIDAGDYRERQDERLRELALSLAEKVKAGGRPQVTRPLSSYHRRVIHLTLQDDPQIQTHSKGEGEMKRVMVARRKTPA; encoded by the coding sequence ATGAGCGGGTACAAGGAATTTGAAGGGAAAACCCTTGATGAAGCCATACGGGACGCATGCGCCTATTACGATGCGACCCGCGACAAACTGGAGATAGATATCCTCAACGACGCCAAGGGCGGTATTTTCGGCCTTGTGGGCGCGAAAAAGGCCCGCGTAAGGGCCAAGCTCGTGGAGCTTTCCAGTGTGCTCGACGGGTTGGAATCTCTGGCGGACAAGGGCAAACAGCAAAAAAAGAAACACGACGCCCCGCAGGGCGAGCCTCGCCGTAACGGCAAGCGCGAAGCGCGGGACGAAGCTCCCCGCAAAGACCGCTCCCCCAGGCCCGCGCAGCCGGAGCCCGCGGAGGCTGCCTTTGCCGAGGCGGCGTTTGCGGAAGCGACTTCCGCTCCGGCCGTGGAGGAAGAAACCGCCCAGGAAGCGGCGCGGGCGGATGACGCCAAGCGCGCTCGAGGCCGTTCCGGCGGCAGGCTTGCCCGCGCGCCGCGCAGGGAAAGCCCCAGGAACGAAGGCCAGCGGCGGGCGAAGCAGGACCAGCCTGCCAAAGAGGCGGAAAGCGCCAGGAGCAACGGCATCCATGACAACGACATCGCGGATATTGATGTTGATGGCGAGGAATTCAGCCGCGTTCCCTTTGACCAGCTTGACGCCGCGGAACTGGAAAACGCCGCCCGTGAAATAGTTTCCCGCCTGACCGCACCGTTCCTCGGCGATGTGACGATCAACGTCGCCATCGGCAACGACCGTGTGCGCGTTTCCCTGAACGACGTCGAGGACCCGGGTCTTCTCATCGGCCGGGACGGGCAGACGCTCGCGTCCTTGCAGTACCTGGTGACGCGCATGCTGTCCAACCGCATGAAGGCGTTGCTCCGCGTCCAGATCGATGCCGGGGATTACCGCGAACGCCAGGACGAGCGGCTGCGCGAACTGGCCTTAAGCCTGGCGGAAAAAGTAAAGGCCGGCGGCCGCCCGCAGGTGACCCGCCCCTTGAGTTCCTACCATCGCCGCGTCATCCAT